A single genomic interval of Bacillus smithii harbors:
- a CDS encoding aldose 1-epimerase, translated as MNSVSKNDVKQTSFNGMYAYELNCYPYQAVILPKFGANLIAFRNVEKDYDFIREPSIHEMEDFQQKPFLYGIPVLFPPNRLEDGTFTFSGKVYHFPINEKSKNNHLHGFFHSAVWEVFKHGSTDRECFIELVQSIDEQSEVFRYFPHRFKVHLRYTLSKEGLNQQVKIINKGSESMPLMIGFHTSIKAPFSKNSTAEDYTLQLTIQDRVELNERSLPTGNLLPLNKEEKKIATEGFSPYYQPLDHHYVAQDGKNRMVLTDQREKISLIYETSSEFRFWMLFNQDAKSGFFCPEPQTNMVNAPNIALPFEQTGMIELSGGSEWSAQSRLYTEPL; from the coding sequence ATGAACAGTGTATCTAAAAACGATGTCAAACAAACCAGTTTTAATGGAATGTACGCTTATGAATTAAATTGTTATCCATATCAAGCGGTTATTCTTCCGAAGTTTGGAGCAAACCTGATTGCGTTTCGAAATGTAGAAAAGGATTATGACTTTATTCGCGAACCGTCCATTCATGAAATGGAAGATTTTCAACAAAAGCCTTTTTTATATGGCATTCCAGTATTGTTTCCACCTAATCGTTTAGAAGACGGTACTTTTACCTTTTCGGGTAAAGTGTATCATTTTCCTATTAATGAAAAGTCAAAGAATAATCATTTACACGGTTTTTTTCACAGTGCTGTCTGGGAAGTATTTAAACATGGATCTACAGATCGAGAATGTTTTATAGAATTAGTACAAAGTATAGACGAGCAATCCGAAGTTTTTCGTTATTTCCCGCATCGCTTTAAAGTGCATCTGCGATATACTCTGTCGAAAGAAGGACTAAATCAACAAGTAAAAATCATTAATAAAGGTTCAGAATCCATGCCTTTAATGATTGGTTTCCACACATCCATTAAGGCGCCTTTTTCAAAAAACAGCACGGCAGAAGATTATACGTTGCAATTGACCATACAAGATCGAGTAGAATTGAATGAACGGTCATTACCAACCGGAAATCTATTGCCTTTGAATAAAGAAGAGAAAAAAATCGCAACAGAAGGTTTTTCTCCGTACTATCAACCACTCGATCATCATTATGTGGCCCAAGATGGAAAAAATCGAATGGTGTTAACGGATCAACGCGAAAAAATCTCTCTTATATATGAGACAAGTTCAGAATTTCGCTTTTGGATGCTGTTTAATCAAGATGCAAAAAGTGGATTTTTTTGCCCGGAACCACAAACAAATATGGTGAACGCACCTAATATCGCACTTCCATTTGAACAAACCGGAATGATTGAATTATCAGGAGGATCAGAGTGGTCCGCTCAATCTCGCCTTTATACGGAACCGTTGTAA
- a CDS encoding allantoinase, whose protein sequence is MKENGYDLIIRNGQMVTEDGIFQGDIAVYEQKIVQIGSIPSERKAKLEINAFGLHILPGLIDTHVHLNEPGRTEWEGFYTGSRSLAAGGVTTFFDMPLNSSPPTTSTYGFEVKKEAAMQKSILDFGLWGGLVPGNLDSLEPLKDLGVIGFKGFMSDSGIDEFLPVDDSTLLKGMKKIAELGSILALHAENDVTTKQLANWHQSQGNLTARDYVSSRPVISEIEAVNRAAAYAQLTGCKLHIVHVSSGKVIKYVSEAKEKGIDITVETCPHYLTLTIEDLERLGGIAKCAPPLREREDVESLWEALKSGKIDMIGSDHSPSPLKMKIASPNSDFFRLWGGISGAQTTLNVLLEEGYWRRGIPLEVIVRVTATNPAKRFGLYPRKGTIAVGSDADLTLVDLRSSFVLKKSDLLYRHPQSPYIGKKFRGKVTYTILRGRVVFRRGDIMDNNISGQMV, encoded by the coding sequence GTGAAAGAAAATGGTTACGATCTTATTATACGCAACGGGCAGATGGTTACCGAAGATGGAATATTTCAAGGGGACATCGCCGTGTACGAGCAAAAAATCGTTCAAATAGGATCGATACCGTCAGAGAGAAAAGCGAAGCTCGAGATTAATGCTTTCGGTCTGCATATTTTGCCTGGTTTGATTGATACTCATGTCCACCTTAATGAACCTGGCCGGACGGAATGGGAAGGTTTCTACACTGGATCTCGGAGTTTGGCTGCAGGGGGAGTAACGACTTTTTTTGATATGCCTCTTAACAGCAGTCCACCGACTACATCGACATACGGATTTGAAGTGAAAAAAGAAGCCGCCATGCAAAAATCGATTCTTGATTTTGGTCTTTGGGGAGGACTGGTTCCGGGAAATCTTGATTCCTTGGAACCTCTCAAAGATTTGGGTGTTATCGGATTCAAAGGTTTTATGTCAGATAGTGGCATTGATGAGTTTCTACCCGTAGATGATAGTACTTTATTGAAAGGAATGAAAAAAATAGCTGAGCTGGGTTCCATACTGGCTCTTCATGCCGAAAACGACGTCACGACGAAGCAACTTGCCAATTGGCATCAATCACAAGGGAACTTGACCGCGCGAGATTATGTGTCTTCCCGTCCCGTTATATCGGAAATCGAAGCAGTAAACCGGGCAGCAGCTTATGCACAATTGACGGGATGCAAATTGCATATCGTACACGTAAGCAGCGGGAAAGTGATCAAGTATGTTAGTGAAGCGAAAGAAAAAGGGATTGATATCACGGTTGAAACTTGCCCCCATTATCTGACTCTTACCATTGAAGATCTCGAACGACTCGGCGGCATCGCGAAATGTGCCCCACCTCTAAGAGAACGGGAGGATGTGGAATCGCTGTGGGAGGCTTTGAAGTCTGGTAAGATTGATATGATTGGTTCAGATCATTCTCCTTCTCCCCTTAAGATGAAAATCGCTTCGCCTAACAGTGATTTTTTTCGTTTATGGGGAGGTATATCGGGGGCGCAGACAACCTTAAATGTTTTGCTTGAGGAGGGGTATTGGCGGCGAGGAATCCCCTTGGAAGTCATTGTACGAGTTACGGCGACCAATCCTGCAAAACGGTTTGGTCTGTATCCTCGGAAAGGGACAATTGCCGTTGGAAGTGATGCTGACCTGACATTGGTCGATTTGCGATCTTCTTTTGTCCTAAAAAAATCCGATCTTTTGTATCGGCACCCGCAGAGTCCATATATTGGGAAAAAATTCAGAGGTAAGGTAACATATACCATTCTGAGAGGAAGAGTTGTTTTTCGGAGAGGCGATATAATGGATAACAATATCTCTGGACAAATGGTATAA
- a CDS encoding NCS1 family nucleobase:cation symporter-1, which translates to MYHKMDNGQEELFNETIADYSERLHNEDLTPPKERKWGFFSLLSMWMSDVHSIGGYTFAAGLFFLGLSGWQVFIAIILGALLVNYFVNLLSVPGTKMGLPFPVMARISFGVFGANIPALIRGTIAVFWYGIQTYLASNAVVGVMLLLMPSLVTLNDTSFLGLSLLGWIGFLILWVLQLLIAVYGMEKIRKFDNFAGTAVYVMMLFLLIWIVKKANGNINIMDHFVEVSRGKQIHSFFAAIALVVAYFSTLMLNACDFTRFSMSTKVTKRGNFYGIPVNLTAFSLAAVVITAGTITVFGKAIVDPVLIVQKIGNSVVNFIAAIVFIVATLAINIIANLVSPAYDFANVAPKHINFKKGTIMTAILSVLVMPWKVYGSPVAVNYFLGGLGAFLGSIFGVMLMDYYLIKKQKVDVHSLYKEGAASPYWYNNGFNLRALSAFMIGSTFAAIAALVPMLSFFAPFSWFIGAVLSAVAYGVFMQHNQPISENKAQSLS; encoded by the coding sequence ATGTACCATAAAATGGACAATGGGCAGGAGGAATTATTTAACGAAACTATTGCTGACTACAGTGAGCGACTCCATAACGAGGATTTGACTCCTCCAAAGGAGCGAAAATGGGGTTTTTTCAGCTTGTTATCCATGTGGATGTCTGATGTACATAGCATTGGCGGCTATACATTTGCAGCTGGATTGTTCTTTCTTGGTTTGTCGGGTTGGCAAGTTTTCATAGCGATTATTCTGGGAGCTTTGCTTGTAAATTATTTTGTCAATCTCCTTTCTGTCCCTGGAACGAAAATGGGTTTGCCGTTCCCGGTGATGGCGCGTATTTCATTCGGTGTGTTCGGAGCTAATATACCTGCACTTATACGGGGAACGATTGCTGTTTTTTGGTATGGTATACAAACATACCTTGCCTCGAATGCCGTGGTAGGTGTAATGTTGCTACTTATGCCCAGTCTGGTTACCTTAAATGATACATCTTTTCTAGGACTTTCTTTATTGGGATGGATCGGCTTCCTGATTCTCTGGGTTTTGCAGCTGCTCATTGCGGTATATGGAATGGAGAAGATTCGCAAATTTGATAATTTTGCGGGTACTGCCGTATATGTGATGATGCTGTTCTTGCTCATTTGGATCGTTAAGAAAGCGAATGGAAATATCAACATAATGGACCATTTTGTTGAAGTGTCTAGAGGCAAACAAATTCATTCATTTTTTGCAGCCATCGCACTAGTAGTAGCGTATTTCTCAACACTGATGTTAAATGCCTGTGATTTTACACGTTTTTCAATGTCAACGAAAGTAACAAAACGCGGAAATTTCTACGGTATACCTGTCAACTTGACAGCATTTTCTTTGGCCGCTGTAGTGATCACGGCTGGTACCATAACCGTTTTTGGTAAAGCGATAGTCGATCCTGTTTTGATCGTACAAAAGATTGGCAATAGTGTGGTCAATTTTATTGCGGCTATTGTTTTTATAGTTGCTACGCTAGCCATCAATATTATCGCGAACCTTGTATCTCCTGCCTATGATTTTGCCAATGTAGCACCAAAACATATAAATTTCAAGAAGGGAACGATTATGACCGCCATTTTGTCCGTTCTAGTGATGCCCTGGAAAGTTTATGGGAGCCCTGTGGCTGTCAACTATTTTTTGGGAGGGCTTGGAGCTTTCCTCGGTTCCATTTTCGGAGTTATGCTTATGGATTATTACTTAATAAAGAAGCAAAAAGTGGATGTTCATTCTCTCTACAAGGAGGGTGCCGCTTCCCCTTATTGGTACAATAATGGCTTTAACTTGCGGGCGTTATCCGCTTTTATGATCGGTTCTACTTTCGCTGCAATTGCCGCGCTAGTTCCAATGCTTTCTTTTTTTGCTCCCTTTTCATGGTTTATTGGTGCTGTGCTATCTGCCGTTGCTTACGGTGTTTTCATGCAGCACAATCAACCAATATCAGAGAACAAAGCTCAATCTTTGTCTTAA
- a CDS encoding ArgE/DapE family deacylase, with product MATINGREKLEILQWIESEKHNLIHFLRELVAVPSDNPPGDCYAIAEHIRKRLHDFQFEDVALLEVEPEEVREKGMVRVANVVAKTIFGIGKGPEIVLNAHGDVVAPGLGWTYDPYGGQIVDGKLYGRGAAVSKSDIASYTFAVMAIRQVAVKLSGKATLAFNFDEEIGGEMGPKWMIEKGYIQPDMAISAGFTHSIVNSHSGCLHLEIRIKGKSAHAAAPHSGHDAIEAMSGVLQALYDYRRTLDQKRSSIPGIESPTLVVGLISGGINTNVVPDQCTIRIDRRLIPEEDGEQVEMEIRELVEQVVNRYEGTWAEFERILLAKSFKPTPIESPFIQTLMANCKEILDSEPVIHGIPLYTDARHFAEAGIPVVLFGAGPRTLLEANGHRADEHVRIEDLIKATKIVALTLYDLLRTDK from the coding sequence GTGGCAACGATCAATGGTCGAGAGAAGTTGGAAATTTTGCAATGGATTGAATCTGAAAAGCACAACCTCATCCATTTTCTACGGGAACTGGTTGCTGTACCGTCGGACAATCCGCCTGGCGATTGTTATGCGATCGCAGAACACATCCGTAAACGGCTGCATGATTTTCAATTTGAGGATGTTGCGCTGTTGGAAGTAGAGCCGGAAGAAGTCAGGGAAAAAGGGATGGTTCGAGTGGCAAACGTTGTCGCCAAAACGATCTTCGGGATCGGAAAAGGGCCTGAAATAGTTCTTAATGCTCATGGAGATGTGGTGGCACCAGGACTTGGCTGGACATATGATCCATATGGCGGACAAATAGTGGACGGGAAGCTGTATGGTCGTGGGGCCGCCGTGTCCAAATCGGATATCGCCTCATATACTTTCGCGGTTATGGCTATTCGACAAGTGGCGGTGAAGTTGTCGGGTAAAGCGACCTTGGCGTTTAATTTCGATGAGGAGATAGGCGGAGAAATGGGGCCAAAGTGGATGATCGAAAAGGGGTATATTCAGCCGGATATGGCAATATCAGCTGGATTTACACATTCGATTGTAAACTCGCATAGCGGATGTCTGCATCTTGAAATCCGAATTAAAGGCAAATCGGCACATGCGGCTGCACCGCATTCAGGACATGATGCCATCGAAGCGATGAGCGGTGTACTACAAGCGCTATACGATTATCGCCGGACATTGGATCAAAAGCGTTCCAGTATTCCTGGGATTGAGTCGCCCACGTTAGTAGTTGGATTGATTTCAGGAGGAATCAATACGAACGTAGTACCGGATCAATGTACCATTCGTATAGATCGCCGGTTGATCCCAGAGGAAGATGGAGAACAGGTAGAAATGGAGATTCGTGAATTGGTAGAACAGGTGGTTAATCGCTATGAAGGAACCTGGGCGGAGTTTGAGCGCATACTGCTGGCAAAAAGCTTTAAGCCAACACCGATAGAATCTCCGTTCATCCAGACGCTTATGGCAAACTGTAAAGAAATTTTGGACAGTGAACCGGTGATTCACGGAATTCCGTTATACACAGATGCCCGACATTTTGCAGAAGCAGGAATTCCTGTTGTCCTGTTTGGAGCGGGTCCTCGAACATTATTGGAAGCCAACGGACATCGGGCAGATGAACATGTCCGGATTGAAGATTTGATCAAAGCAACAAAAATTGTGGCACTTACTCTATATGATTTGCTTCGGACAGACAAATAA
- a CDS encoding allantoate amidohydrolase, translating into MHALYQKINTERIVWRIEELAKCSVTKKGVTRFSFSKENEMAHELVAQWMRDAGMTVRRDGLNNIIGRYEGKWPDAPALLIGSHLDSIIEAGKYDGVLGVIAGIEVVQTLYENGMRPNNPMEVIGFCDEEGARFHTTLLGSRAMAGNLREEELFAKDGNGTTLAEAMKEFGLDPLQYNTVARNPKTILGYLELHIEQGPILEQMNQPCGVVSGIAGQSRYKFRVEGLTGHAGTVPLSLRKDALVGTAEMIQTIERLALQYESLVATVGKIAIFPGASNVIPGLVEGTLDVRSVDDGTRMTALNRIFEECEHIAKRRGLICEFTKVMESPAVICSSRFIDVISSVLKEYKMKSVQLVSGAGHDAMAMASITDIGMIFVRCKNGLSHHPDEFVSPEDIKIGTSVLLDVSLKLTS; encoded by the coding sequence ATGCATGCGCTTTATCAAAAAATAAATACAGAACGAATTGTATGGCGAATTGAAGAACTGGCGAAATGTAGTGTAACAAAAAAAGGGGTGACCCGCTTTTCCTTTTCAAAGGAAAACGAAATGGCTCATGAGTTGGTAGCGCAATGGATGCGAGATGCGGGCATGACCGTTCGCAGGGATGGTCTTAACAATATCATCGGTCGTTATGAAGGCAAATGGCCTGATGCGCCGGCACTGCTCATTGGGTCGCACCTCGACTCTATCATTGAAGCCGGTAAATATGACGGGGTACTTGGTGTAATCGCAGGAATTGAAGTGGTCCAAACACTATATGAAAACGGAATGAGACCGAATAATCCGATGGAAGTGATCGGCTTTTGTGATGAAGAAGGTGCTAGATTTCATACAACTCTGCTTGGCAGCCGGGCAATGGCGGGTAATCTGCGTGAAGAAGAACTGTTTGCAAAAGATGGAAATGGGACCACCTTGGCAGAAGCTATGAAAGAGTTTGGCCTAGATCCCTTGCAATACAATACGGTTGCCCGTAATCCGAAAACAATCCTCGGTTATCTTGAATTGCATATTGAACAAGGTCCAATTCTTGAGCAAATGAACCAACCTTGTGGGGTCGTATCCGGAATTGCAGGACAGTCTCGATATAAATTCCGGGTAGAAGGATTGACAGGACATGCAGGAACTGTCCCGTTGTCGCTTAGAAAAGACGCGCTTGTTGGAACAGCCGAAATGATCCAGACGATTGAACGGCTCGCACTCCAATATGAAAGTCTGGTAGCTACTGTAGGAAAAATAGCTATATTTCCGGGGGCCAGCAATGTGATTCCAGGATTGGTGGAAGGAACACTGGATGTCCGGTCAGTTGACGATGGAACCAGAATGACCGCACTGAATCGAATTTTTGAGGAATGCGAGCACATTGCCAAACGCCGGGGATTAATTTGCGAGTTTACAAAAGTCATGGAATCTCCTGCCGTGATATGTTCAAGTCGTTTTATCGATGTGATTTCTTCCGTTCTCAAGGAATATAAAATGAAGTCTGTTCAACTTGTCAGTGGAGCGGGACATGATGCGATGGCAATGGCTTCTATAACGGACATCGGCATGATTTTTGTCAGATGCAAAAACGGTCTGAGTCATCATCCTGACGAATTTGTATCACCCGAAGACATTAAAATCGGAACTTCCGTACTGCTGGACGTTTCTCTGAAGTTGACATCATAA
- a CDS encoding PucR family transcriptional regulator, whose translation MKISDILQIPVFHNARLIAGHKGKEREVYSVNMMDAPDIIHYLKPNELLVTTAYHLKDNPHDLLELIKSMLEQQCAGLAIKTKRFLEEIPENALAYANDIGFPIIELPMDISLGEVVNQSLSYILDKRTNELLLAIEAHQKFTNHIMSGKGLTSLLRSLSSMTKYPILLLNKYFRNIGSSHPFNKISYELGKLYTNGFRFFLPNATYSCFSTLSKREVISVFPIFNHEENSGCLAVIGMVPFSNPSMILTIEQAANVISFELMKENALKQYTKKVLNEFFINFTEGAFQSQEEVIIKANEFQIINDQSYICAVGKLDESRTKLSFTESRKEMDAIFDFIEEESHLFSKSVHHFEKGNNCVLLFPITESWTELHTIILPFLEELQRKIKNRYHQAVSFGLSSLCQKFLDVQKGFKEALEALQTGRLSGKRQFIQIYRRKDISELLQMIPTQDLKDFYDETLQKLSDQSTHENQILLHTLFVFLESHCRISETAKKLYVHRNTVIYRLENCKELIGKSLKDPDTTFRLRLAFRIKNLLHL comes from the coding sequence TTGAAGATATCCGATATTTTACAAATACCTGTTTTTCATAACGCCAGATTAATTGCGGGGCATAAAGGAAAAGAAAGAGAAGTGTACAGCGTCAATATGATGGATGCTCCCGATATCATCCATTACTTAAAACCGAATGAATTACTGGTAACGACAGCCTATCATCTTAAAGACAACCCACACGACTTACTTGAGTTAATCAAAAGTATGTTGGAACAACAATGTGCAGGACTTGCGATTAAAACCAAACGGTTCTTAGAAGAAATTCCGGAAAACGCTCTTGCCTACGCCAATGACATCGGATTTCCCATCATAGAACTTCCAATGGACATTTCGTTAGGAGAAGTTGTCAACCAATCATTAAGTTATATCCTTGATAAACGAACAAATGAATTGCTCTTAGCTATTGAAGCGCATCAAAAATTCACCAACCATATCATGAGCGGTAAAGGCCTAACATCGTTGCTAAGAAGCTTGTCTTCCATGACTAAATATCCAATTCTATTACTGAATAAATATTTTCGCAACATCGGTTCTTCCCATCCGTTTAACAAGATTTCTTATGAACTTGGGAAACTATACACAAATGGCTTCCGTTTTTTCTTGCCAAACGCTACTTATTCTTGTTTTTCCACTCTATCGAAGCGAGAAGTGATTTCTGTATTTCCGATCTTCAATCATGAGGAAAACAGCGGTTGCTTAGCTGTCATTGGCATGGTTCCTTTTTCTAACCCGTCAATGATATTAACCATTGAGCAAGCAGCCAATGTGATTTCCTTTGAATTAATGAAAGAAAATGCATTAAAGCAATATACAAAAAAAGTGCTCAATGAATTTTTTATTAATTTTACAGAAGGAGCCTTTCAATCCCAGGAAGAAGTGATCATTAAGGCAAATGAATTTCAGATTATCAATGACCAATCCTATATATGTGCAGTTGGGAAATTGGATGAGAGCAGAACGAAGTTAAGTTTTACAGAATCTCGCAAAGAAATGGATGCTATTTTTGATTTTATAGAAGAAGAGAGTCACCTCTTTTCTAAGTCCGTTCATCATTTTGAAAAAGGGAATAATTGTGTTTTGCTATTTCCTATCACAGAATCTTGGACAGAGCTCCATACGATCATCCTCCCTTTTTTGGAAGAGCTGCAGAGAAAAATTAAAAATCGGTATCATCAGGCTGTTTCTTTCGGGCTGAGCAGCTTATGCCAAAAATTTTTGGATGTCCAAAAGGGATTTAAGGAAGCTTTGGAGGCGTTGCAGACTGGCCGGCTATCTGGAAAACGTCAGTTTATTCAAATCTATCGAAGAAAAGATATTTCTGAACTTTTACAAATGATCCCCACGCAAGATTTAAAAGATTTTTACGACGAAACATTACAAAAATTATCCGATCAATCTACTCATGAAAACCAAATTTTATTGCATACATTATTTGTTTTTTTAGAAAGCCATTGTCGCATTTCGGAAACAGCGAAAAAGCTATATGTTCACCGAAATACAGTCATTTATCGTTTGGAAAATTGCAAAGAGCTGATTGGAAAAAGCTTAAAAGACCCTGATACTACTTTCCGCCTTCGATTAGCGTTTCGAATCAAAAATTTGCTTCATTTATAA